The following are encoded in a window of Nitrospiraceae bacterium genomic DNA:
- a CDS encoding YciI family protein, with the protein MKYLLLVHHDENAFSTMSETTRKEMLEESVQLTHQLHSKGQYLSASPLHPASTAVLVRVREGKPLVTDGPFVETREQLSGYFLINAKSFDEAIGIALRVPGARIGTVEVRPLIEISGLPTEKC; encoded by the coding sequence ATGAAATATTTATTGTTGGTGCACCATGACGAAAACGCATTCAGCACAATGAGTGAGACCACCCGCAAGGAGATGCTTGAGGAATCCGTGCAACTCACCCATCAGCTCCACTCTAAGGGGCAGTATCTAAGTGCGTCGCCGCTTCATCCGGCATCGACGGCTGTCCTCGTTCGTGTGCGCGAAGGCAAGCCATTGGTGACTGACGGTCCTTTTGTGGAAACACGCGAGCAACTGTCGGGGTACTTTTTGATCAATGCCAAGAGTTTTGACGAGGCGATCGGTATCGCATTGCGGGTTCCAGGAGCACGCATTGGCACTGTCGAGGTGCGACCGTTGATCGAGATCTCCGGTCTGCCGACTGAGAAATGTTGA
- a CDS encoding OPT/YSL family transporter: protein MSSHPPISTFPPPDTTHPQLTLRAIVTGMVLGALLTPCNIYSGLKIGWTFNMSITAALLSYAFWKIFETTAQTERWGLLENNINQTTASSAASIISSGLVAPIPALAMLTGEQLPWSLLSVWVFSVSLIGIVVAVGLRQQMLIRDRLPFPAGVATAETVREIYGKGGEALARVKVLLTAGGIAGVIKIFNEAILPIPKMATGLAIPFKGALSKTGLSTVSLSNLGFVLDPSLLMVGFGAIIGLRAGLSLLIGAILAWGIIGPWVLIRGWIPAENLTPDGYWFGPLVEWLLWPGVTLMVMASLTSFACSWGTMMTGNMVSRKTPASLFTPNDPFVIPRQWFVIGLCIALVFAVGTQITLFNISMGIAVLAVLLSFVLAIVAGRVSGETGITPIGAMGKVTQLTFGFLIPGHVTTNLMAANVTGGAAGQCADLLHDLKTGLLLGASPRFQALAQIFGVLTGSLVGSAVYLVLIPDPQSMLLTIEWPAPAVATWKAVAEVFQLGTEAIPPGSLLAMSIAGLLGVGMVVLDQSVPPSISRWIPSASTMGLAFVIPAWNSVSLFLGAFLGAILMRYVKTWAERFVMALAAGLVAGESLAGVASVLVKILF from the coding sequence ATGTCTTCTCATCCGCCCATCTCTACTTTTCCTCCACCTGATACGACCCATCCACAGTTGACGCTTCGTGCCATTGTCACCGGGATGGTCTTAGGAGCGCTCCTTACCCCCTGCAATATCTATAGCGGGCTGAAGATTGGCTGGACATTTAATATGTCTATTACGGCAGCATTACTCAGTTATGCGTTTTGGAAAATATTCGAAACCACCGCCCAAACCGAGCGCTGGGGTCTTCTCGAAAATAATATCAATCAAACCACGGCCTCTTCGGCTGCATCCATTATCTCGTCAGGCCTGGTGGCCCCGATTCCCGCCTTGGCCATGTTGACGGGCGAGCAATTACCTTGGTCCCTCCTCTCTGTCTGGGTCTTTTCCGTTAGCCTGATTGGTATTGTGGTTGCGGTCGGTCTCCGGCAACAAATGCTTATTCGTGACCGATTGCCGTTTCCCGCCGGCGTTGCCACAGCGGAAACCGTGAGGGAAATTTACGGAAAAGGGGGGGAAGCCCTGGCTCGCGTGAAAGTTCTCCTTACGGCTGGCGGGATTGCCGGGGTCATAAAAATTTTCAACGAAGCTATTCTACCAATCCCTAAAATGGCAACGGGCCTGGCCATTCCCTTTAAGGGAGCGCTCAGCAAGACCGGGTTATCTACTGTGTCCCTTTCCAATCTTGGGTTCGTTCTCGATCCCTCGCTTTTGATGGTGGGCTTTGGGGCCATTATCGGGCTTCGCGCCGGACTCTCCCTGCTCATTGGAGCGATCCTTGCCTGGGGCATCATTGGTCCATGGGTCTTAATTCGGGGCTGGATTCCTGCGGAAAATCTGACGCCGGACGGCTACTGGTTCGGACCCCTGGTGGAATGGTTGCTCTGGCCGGGGGTGACTCTGATGGTCATGGCCTCGCTCACGTCGTTTGCCTGCTCCTGGGGGACAATGATGACCGGTAACATGGTTTCTCGAAAAACCCCAGCATCTCTTTTCACCCCGAATGATCCTTTTGTCATTCCACGGCAATGGTTTGTGATTGGACTATGTATTGCTTTGGTCTTTGCGGTGGGGACCCAGATAACGTTATTCAACATTTCAATGGGTATTGCGGTCCTCGCGGTCCTTCTCTCTTTTGTGTTGGCGATTGTGGCGGGTCGAGTTTCGGGGGAAACCGGGATTACGCCGATCGGTGCCATGGGGAAAGTTACACAACTCACGTTTGGTTTCCTCATTCCGGGTCATGTCACGACCAATCTGATGGCGGCCAACGTCACCGGTGGAGCGGCCGGCCAATGCGCAGATCTTCTTCACGACCTGAAGACCGGTCTGCTCCTGGGCGCCTCGCCGCGCTTTCAAGCTCTGGCACAAATTTTCGGAGTGTTAACGGGCTCGCTTGTGGGCAGTGCGGTATATCTGGTGCTCATCCCTGATCCTCAATCCATGTTGTTAACCATCGAATGGCCGGCGCCTGCCGTAGCAACCTGGAAGGCTGTGGCGGAGGTCTTTCAACTCGGTACAGAGGCTATCCCTCCAGGAAGTCTTTTGGCCATGAGCATTGCGGGTTTACTAGGCGTGGGGATGGTGGTTCTCGATCAATCTGTTCCACCATCCATTAGCCGATGGATCCCCAGCGCCTCGACAATGGGTCTGGCGTTTGTCATTCCTGCCTGGAACTCTGTATCCCTCTTTCTCGGTGCCTTTCTTGGGGCCATTTTAATGAGGTATGTGAAAACCTGGGCGGAACGATTTGTCATGGCGCTGGCTGCCGGGCTCGTTGCTGGGGAAAGTCTCGCAGGTGTTGCGAGTGTTCTTGTTAAAATATTATTTTGA
- a CDS encoding YciI family protein, with the protein MQYLLFCCHEEKKFDSMPKSEGDALMNETLTYCEKLKRSGHLIVATPLEPIQIAVTVRVRNGGLSLTDGPFAETKEQIGGFFLIEARDINEAVQIASRFPSVRLGSIEVRPVRELPRQETEGEPYQNE; encoded by the coding sequence ATGCAATATCTTCTCTTTTGTTGCCACGAAGAAAAGAAGTTCGACAGCATGCCCAAAAGCGAGGGCGATGCTCTCATGAACGAAACGTTGACCTACTGCGAGAAACTCAAGAGAAGCGGCCACCTCATTGTCGCAACACCCCTTGAGCCAATCCAGATAGCGGTAACCGTGCGGGTCCGTAATGGCGGACTGTCCCTCACCGATGGTCCCTTCGCCGAAACGAAGGAACAGATCGGCGGATTCTTTCTGATCGAGGCCAGAGACATCAATGAGGCTGTCCAGATCGCTTCCAGATTTCCATCAGTGCGCCTCGGGAGTATTGAGGTTCGGCCGGTGAGGGAACTGCCCCGGCAAGAGACTGAAGGGGAACCTTATCAGAATGAGTAA
- a CDS encoding RNA polymerase sigma factor, whose translation MNKKPAKQVREVVEEVYRTESRRILATLIRLLGDFDAAEEALHEAFAVAVEQWTRDGIPANPRAWLVSTGRFKAIDGLRRRTRFDASLPELATQLEAGIDDAQENPDESIDDDRLRLIFTCCHPALSPEAQVAMTLREVCGLTTEEIAKAFLTSPPTVAQRIVRAKTKIRKARIPYEVPSETTLPDRLDAVLRVIYLVFNEGYSASSGESLTRHDLSAEAIRLGRLVMELLPDAEAIGLLALMLLHDSRRAARISRTGDLILLEDQDRTLWNRDQIAEGIALVEQAFASRQIGPYTIQAAISGLHSQATHPAATDWAQIVSLYDLLMQASPSPVVELNRAVAVATRDSPLAGLTLIDAIFARGDLTNYYLAHSAKAELCRRLGRIAEAKAAYKQALGLTHQKPEQRFLEQRLALLQDDN comes from the coding sequence ATGAATAAAAAACCGGCCAAACAGGTGCGGGAGGTGGTGGAAGAAGTGTACCGCACTGAATCACGCCGGATTCTCGCGACCTTGATCCGGCTGCTCGGCGACTTTGATGCGGCTGAAGAAGCGTTGCACGAGGCATTTGCGGTCGCCGTCGAACAATGGACCAGGGATGGGATCCCGGCCAATCCTCGCGCCTGGCTCGTGTCGACCGGACGCTTCAAAGCGATCGATGGGCTGCGGCGACGGACCAGGTTTGACGCCTCTCTCCCAGAACTCGCCACGCAGTTGGAAGCCGGCATTGATGACGCTCAAGAAAATCCGGATGAAAGTATCGACGACGACCGGCTGCGTCTGATCTTTACCTGCTGTCATCCCGCACTTTCTCCGGAAGCGCAGGTGGCGATGACTCTCCGGGAGGTTTGTGGCCTGACGACCGAAGAAATCGCGAAAGCCTTTCTCACATCCCCGCCCACAGTGGCTCAGCGGATCGTTCGCGCCAAGACAAAGATTCGGAAAGCACGCATACCCTATGAGGTGCCTTCTGAGACCACCTTGCCCGACCGTCTGGATGCGGTGCTGCGGGTGATTTACCTCGTGTTTAACGAAGGATACTCTGCCTCTTCGGGGGAATCTCTCACACGTCATGACCTCTCGGCTGAAGCTATTCGCCTGGGGCGATTAGTGATGGAATTATTGCCGGACGCGGAAGCAATAGGACTCTTGGCATTAATGCTGCTCCATGACTCCCGCCGCGCCGCACGCATCTCGCGAACGGGAGACTTGATTCTGCTTGAGGACCAGGATCGTACGCTGTGGAACCGGGATCAGATCGCAGAGGGGATAGCCCTGGTAGAACAGGCGTTTGCTTCACGCCAGATCGGCCCCTACACCATCCAGGCCGCGATTTCCGGGTTACATTCCCAGGCCACACACCCCGCGGCCACGGACTGGGCTCAAATTGTGTCACTCTACGACCTGTTGATGCAGGCGTCTCCTTCACCTGTGGTGGAACTGAATCGCGCCGTCGCAGTGGCCACGCGTGACAGTCCCCTAGCGGGTCTTACCCTCATCGACGCAATCTTCGCACGAGGGGATCTCACGAATTATTACCTGGCACATTCGGCGAAGGCGGAGCTCTGCCGACGATTAGGCCGAATTGCGGAAGCCAAGGCCGCCTACAAACAGGCTCTCGGCCTCACTCACCAGAAGCCCGAGCAGCGATTTCTTGAACAACGGCTGGCCCTGTTACAAGATGACAATTAA
- a CDS encoding YciI family protein — MRFMIMVKATKDSETGVMPSEQLLTEMGKFNEELINAGVMLAGDGLHPSSKGARVQFSGNKRTVIDGPFAETKELIAGYWVWQVNSKEEAIEWVKRCPNPAGHDKEGEIEIRQLFEAEDFGPEFTPDLRKQEEHLRKKLSS, encoded by the coding sequence ATGCGATTCATGATTATGGTCAAAGCCACCAAAGACTCGGAAACCGGCGTGATGCCAAGCGAGCAACTTCTTACTGAGATGGGAAAATTCAACGAAGAACTGATAAACGCCGGCGTCATGCTGGCGGGAGATGGCCTCCACCCGAGTTCAAAAGGGGCGCGCGTGCAGTTTTCAGGAAACAAGCGCACAGTTATCGACGGACCCTTTGCCGAGACCAAGGAACTGATCGCCGGCTATTGGGTCTGGCAGGTGAATTCGAAAGAAGAAGCGATCGAATGGGTCAAGCGTTGTCCGAATCCTGCCGGTCATGACAAAGAGGGCGAGATTGAGATTCGCCAACTCTTCGAGGCGGAGGACTTCGGACCGGAGTTCACGCCTGACCTGAGAAAGCAAGAGGAGCACCTGCGCAAAAAATTGTCTTCATGA
- a CDS encoding glyoxalase → MFYEKLLPALGFTQETGIEGWVTYEAAGTDGATEFFGVTESPQHVPNENRIAFGADSIRKVDRLAAIAIQAYARNVEGPVYEERGYYAVFFEDPSGNRLEICYRECP, encoded by the coding sequence TTGTTTTATGAAAAACTTTTGCCGGCGCTCGGGTTCACGCAAGAGACCGGCATTGAGGGATGGGTGACGTATGAGGCGGCCGGAACGGATGGGGCTACCGAATTTTTCGGGGTGACCGAATCGCCACAACACGTTCCCAATGAAAATCGGATCGCGTTTGGGGCCGATAGCATCCGCAAGGTCGATCGGCTGGCTGCGATTGCCATCCAGGCTTACGCGCGAAACGTCGAAGGGCCAGTTTATGAGGAGCGGGGCTATTATGCTGTTTTCTTTGAAGATCCCAGCGGCAATCGCCTTGAAATCTGTTACCGCGAATGCCCATAA
- the ngg gene encoding N-acetylglutaminylglutamine synthetase, protein MTSPRQRPIGPTVKNWEVGPATYQGRRVKPKVVLDCGWGRLIFAHTFTGPEEVASTLMQERPGHRDIAFYLRDPHVVLALRPHKLFLDPSHTFRLWLGDYQSVAIQKSDMVITPIQSEADVTALNRIYAARGMVTADSDLLMRHRRSQKLCYFLAKDQATNEVIGVILAVNHRLIFDDPEKGSSIWSLAVDPQAYHPGVGEALIRHAAERMKARGCNYVDLSVLHDNHEAIALYRKLGFGRIPVFAVKTRNTINEKLFAGPSPDQRLNPYATIIVNEARRRSIDVDVLDAENGYFRLTFGGRSITCRESLSELTTAIAMSRCADKTLTRRVLQDAGLSVPAQRVANGRKRNGEFLDQYRSIVVKPATGEQGAGVSVDVRRVKEMESAITRAGKYGDHVILEQYVKGEDLRIVLINYEVVAAAVRRPPRITGTGHHTIAELIDRQSQRRARLTGGESCIPLDGETKRCIKEGGYTLTEVLPKGKTITVRKTANLHTGGTIHDVTGKLHPDLAAAAVIGAKALAIPVVGFDFIVTTVSKPHYVIIEANERPGLANHEPQPTAERFIDLLFPQTKTPTKLK, encoded by the coding sequence ATGACGAGCCCCCGCCAACGACCGATCGGGCCGACGGTCAAAAACTGGGAAGTTGGGCCGGCGACCTACCAGGGCCGGCGAGTGAAACCAAAGGTGGTCCTGGATTGCGGCTGGGGGCGGCTCATTTTTGCCCACACCTTTACAGGACCCGAAGAGGTGGCTTCCACCCTGATGCAGGAACGTCCCGGGCACCGGGATATTGCCTTTTATTTACGGGATCCTCATGTGGTCCTGGCCCTGCGCCCGCACAAGCTGTTTCTGGATCCATCCCATACGTTTCGATTGTGGTTGGGTGATTATCAATCCGTTGCCATTCAGAAATCAGACATGGTGATCACTCCCATCCAGTCGGAGGCCGATGTCACGGCTTTGAATCGGATCTATGCGGCACGGGGCATGGTCACGGCCGACAGCGATCTCCTTATGAGGCATCGCCGCTCCCAAAAACTCTGCTATTTCCTCGCGAAAGACCAGGCCACAAATGAAGTGATTGGGGTCATTTTAGCTGTGAATCATCGCTTGATTTTTGACGACCCCGAAAAAGGCAGTAGCATCTGGAGTCTGGCCGTTGACCCTCAAGCCTACCATCCCGGAGTGGGGGAAGCGTTGATTCGTCATGCGGCCGAACGGATGAAAGCCCGCGGGTGCAACTATGTCGATCTCTCGGTGCTGCATGACAATCATGAAGCTATTGCCCTATATCGAAAGCTGGGATTCGGACGAATTCCTGTGTTTGCAGTGAAAACGCGAAATACTATTAATGAAAAACTGTTTGCAGGCCCCTCACCGGACCAGCGCCTCAACCCCTATGCCACCATTATTGTCAATGAGGCCAGACGCCGAAGCATCGACGTCGATGTGCTGGATGCCGAGAATGGTTACTTCCGCTTGACGTTTGGGGGGCGGTCCATTACCTGTCGAGAATCGTTGTCCGAATTGACCACGGCGATTGCGATGAGCCGTTGTGCGGATAAGACGCTTACCCGGCGCGTGTTACAAGACGCCGGCCTATCCGTTCCCGCTCAGAGAGTGGCCAATGGGCGGAAGCGCAATGGCGAATTTCTTGACCAGTATCGATCCATTGTTGTCAAGCCGGCAACGGGGGAACAGGGAGCCGGCGTGAGTGTAGATGTGCGTAGAGTCAAGGAAATGGAGTCCGCCATCACCCGTGCCGGTAAATATGGTGATCACGTTATTCTGGAACAGTATGTGAAAGGTGAGGACTTACGCATTGTGTTGATCAATTATGAAGTGGTTGCCGCTGCCGTTCGACGACCACCACGAATTACCGGGACGGGACATCATACGATTGCCGAATTGATTGATCGGCAGAGTCAGCGACGGGCACGATTGACCGGCGGCGAGAGTTGCATTCCTTTGGACGGAGAAACCAAGCGGTGTATCAAGGAAGGGGGTTATACCCTCACAGAGGTCTTGCCCAAAGGCAAAACCATCACGGTGCGTAAGACGGCCAATCTGCATACCGGAGGAACGATCCATGACGTGACGGGAAAACTGCATCCTGATTTAGCCGCTGCGGCGGTGATTGGCGCCAAAGCGCTGGCTATTCCGGTGGTGGGATTCGATTTTATCGTCACGACAGTTTCCAAGCCTCACTATGTCATTATTGAAGCCAATGAGCGACCGGGTCTCGCCAATCATGAACCGCAACCGACGGCGGAACGATTTATTGACCTGTTATTTCCTCAAACCAAAACGCCCACAAAATTGAAGTAG
- a CDS encoding RidA family protein, producing the protein MNITQIRIDPDPYEPYRLSQGYRVGDLLFISGQTAIDTSGRIVGAGNFDVQAKQTFDNLERVLHAGGSSLRNVIKVTIFLTNMTHFDKVVELRGQRFTAPYPADTIVEVRSLYSPDAMIEIEAIAVADSAAERK; encoded by the coding sequence ATGAACATCACACAAATCCGGATCGATCCCGATCCCTACGAGCCCTATCGTCTTTCACAGGGGTATCGGGTCGGGGATCTGCTCTTTATCTCAGGTCAGACTGCCATCGATACGAGCGGTCGAATCGTTGGCGCAGGCAACTTTGATGTCCAGGCCAAACAAACTTTTGATAATCTCGAGCGGGTACTGCATGCGGGAGGATCAAGCCTACGGAACGTCATCAAAGTGACGATCTTCCTGACCAACATGACCCATTTCGATAAAGTCGTTGAACTTCGCGGTCAACGGTTTACGGCACCATATCCGGCAGACACCATCGTGGAAGTCCGCTCACTTTATTCTCCCGACGCGATGATTGAGATTGAAGCCATTGCCGTTGCCGATTCTGCGGCTGAGCGGAAGTAA
- a CDS encoding OsmC family protein, with protein sequence MTEHKITLEWKRESENFSYESYNRDHELVFEGGFHVPASAASAYRGNPAHVNPEEAFVAALSSCHMLTFLAMAAKKRFVVDRYSDHAVGLLEKNLNKKLAMTRVILHPRVVFSGPTLPTQEQIHALHEHAHSECFIANSVTTEVTVEAE encoded by the coding sequence ATGACTGAACATAAGATCACGCTGGAATGGAAGAGGGAATCAGAGAACTTTTCGTACGAATCGTATAATCGAGACCACGAGTTGGTCTTTGAAGGTGGCTTTCACGTTCCCGCATCCGCCGCATCGGCCTATCGGGGGAATCCCGCTCATGTGAATCCTGAGGAAGCTTTCGTGGCGGCCTTGTCGAGCTGTCATATGCTGACTTTCCTGGCGATGGCAGCCAAGAAACGGTTCGTTGTGGATCGCTATAGTGATCATGCTGTTGGATTGTTGGAAAAAAATCTTAACAAAAAACTGGCTATGACACGTGTCATCTTACATCCTCGAGTAGTATTCAGTGGGCCGACTCTTCCGACTCAGGAACAGATACACGCTCTCCATGAGCACGCTCACAGCGAATGTTTTATTGCCAATTCGGTGACAACAGAGGTCACGGTTGAAGCCGAATAA
- a CDS encoding N-acetylglutaminylglutamine amidotransferase, which produces MCGILGQINFSGCPVDPKDLMAMNATMGSRGPDGVGLYVQGRLGFGHRRLKVIDLTQSSQQPMVDSTLGLGIVFNGAIYNYKELRHELEGKGYTFFSQGDTEVILKAYHAWGEGFIHRLNGMFAFAIWERDSERVVLARDRLGIKPLYFTETAQQFRFASTLPALLAGGGVSTDMDPVALHHYFMFHAVVPAPYTLLKGIRKLAPGTMMVIEPTGARRHDHYWQLSFEPREDERTWKEGDWQDRLYEVLRLAVRRRLIADVPVGVLLSGGLDSSLIVGLLAAEGATGLNTFSIGFETVAEEKGDEFFYSDIIANEFSTRHHKLPVDTTHVLPNLPGCIHAMSEPMVSHDAIGFYLLSKEVSKHVTVVQSGQGADEIFAGYHWYPPLLNSQHPVDEYRQVFFDRDQKEFLRVVHPRFHGDDHSQRFVETHFSEPGASRPIDKALRLDTTIMLVDDPVKRVDNMTMAWSLEARVPFLDHEVVELAARVPAEMKIAQGGKGILKEVARRVIPAEVIDRPKGYFPVPALKYLRGPYLGMVKEVLLSQTSQNREIFQRDYIDELLKNPDDHLTPLRGSKLWQLGLLELWLQSHGI; this is translated from the coding sequence ATGTGCGGAATTCTTGGACAGATAAATTTCTCCGGGTGTCCTGTGGACCCCAAAGACTTGATGGCCATGAATGCGACCATGGGCAGTCGCGGTCCTGATGGAGTGGGACTGTATGTTCAGGGCCGATTGGGATTCGGGCACCGACGTCTCAAAGTCATTGACTTGACCCAATCGTCCCAGCAACCCATGGTGGATTCTACCTTGGGGCTGGGAATTGTGTTTAATGGGGCGATATACAACTATAAGGAATTGCGACACGAGCTGGAAGGGAAAGGCTATACCTTCTTTTCCCAGGGGGATACCGAAGTCATTCTCAAGGCCTACCATGCGTGGGGAGAAGGCTTTATTCATCGCCTGAACGGGATGTTTGCGTTCGCTATTTGGGAAAGAGATTCAGAGCGGGTTGTGCTGGCGCGTGATCGTTTGGGAATTAAACCGCTCTATTTCACTGAAACGGCTCAGCAGTTTCGATTCGCGTCGACCTTGCCGGCACTATTAGCGGGGGGGGGCGTCTCCACGGATATGGATCCCGTGGCCCTTCATCACTATTTCATGTTTCATGCCGTGGTGCCCGCACCATACACCTTGCTGAAAGGCATTCGGAAGTTAGCGCCAGGCACCATGATGGTCATCGAGCCAACGGGAGCACGACGACATGATCACTATTGGCAACTCTCTTTCGAACCGCGTGAAGATGAGAGGACGTGGAAGGAAGGAGACTGGCAGGACCGGCTGTATGAGGTCCTGCGTTTGGCTGTCCGCCGACGGCTGATTGCGGATGTGCCTGTCGGGGTCCTCTTGTCCGGTGGGCTGGACTCGAGCCTTATCGTGGGCCTGTTAGCGGCTGAAGGCGCCACGGGCCTGAATACCTTTTCCATTGGGTTTGAAACGGTGGCAGAGGAAAAAGGGGACGAATTCTTTTACTCCGATATCATTGCCAACGAATTTTCCACCCGTCACCATAAGCTGCCCGTTGATACGACGCACGTTCTGCCTAATCTGCCGGGTTGCATCCATGCCATGTCTGAGCCAATGGTCAGCCACGATGCCATCGGGTTTTATTTGCTCTCCAAAGAAGTATCCAAGCATGTCACGGTGGTCCAAAGTGGGCAGGGAGCCGATGAAATTTTCGCAGGATATCATTGGTATCCCCCACTGTTGAACAGTCAACATCCGGTTGATGAATATCGCCAGGTGTTTTTTGATCGCGACCAGAAAGAATTTCTTCGAGTCGTTCATCCACGGTTTCATGGAGACGATCATAGTCAGCGTTTTGTGGAGACGCATTTTTCCGAACCGGGCGCTTCTCGACCGATTGATAAGGCCTTACGGCTTGATACGACCATTATGCTCGTCGACGATCCGGTCAAGCGTGTCGACAACATGACGATGGCATGGAGCCTGGAAGCGCGAGTGCCGTTCTTAGATCATGAAGTCGTCGAATTAGCGGCACGAGTGCCTGCGGAAATGAAAATTGCGCAAGGGGGGAAAGGTATCCTCAAAGAAGTTGCCCGCCGGGTGATTCCTGCAGAGGTCATTGATCGGCCCAAAGGGTACTTCCCCGTCCCCGCCTTGAAATATCTGCGGGGTCCGTATCTGGGCATGGTGAAAGAGGTGCTTTTATCACAGACCAGTCAAAACCGCGAGATCTTTCAGCGGGACTATATTGATGAATTGTTAAAGAATCCGGATGACCATCTTACGCCTTTACGTGGGTCAAAGCTTTGGCAGCTTGGGTTATTGGAACTGTGGCTTCAGTCCCATGGCATCTAA
- a CDS encoding osmoprotectant NAGGN system M42 family peptidase, translating to MIDSKIDTQYLLHILQKLLAIPSPTGYTDQIVHAVSGELKQLGIPFELTRRGAIRATMAGKVSTPDRAIVAHLDTLGALVKWLKTNGRLAIVPIGTWSSRFAEGARVTVFSDTSMHRGTILPLKASGHTYGDEIDTQPVSWKNLEIRLDETVTDVNGRIQPLSTEQDLQRLGIHVGDFIAIDPSPEVGPNGFINSRHLDDKAGVATILAAAKSILESGATLPVDCHLLFTISEEVGSGASAILHGDVAEMITIDNGTPAPFQASSEFGATIAMADSAGPFDYHLVRRLIALCVEHDITFQRDIFCDYRSDSASAVEAGNDIRTALLTFGVDSSHGYERTHVSGLEAIAKLLVVYMQNEPVFWRDRDTLGSDNDFPTQPIEETSFPHTLEDMVRRHGEPHDDP from the coding sequence ATGATCGATTCAAAAATTGACACGCAGTACCTCCTTCATATTCTCCAAAAACTCTTGGCGATTCCGAGTCCGACCGGCTATACCGATCAAATTGTCCATGCGGTGTCGGGTGAGCTGAAACAATTAGGAATTCCCTTCGAACTCACGCGGCGCGGAGCCATTCGAGCCACCATGGCAGGAAAAGTCAGTACGCCTGATCGAGCGATTGTGGCGCATCTGGATACGCTGGGGGCTCTGGTCAAATGGCTCAAAACCAATGGCCGGCTGGCCATTGTGCCAATCGGAACCTGGTCCAGCCGTTTTGCCGAGGGTGCCCGTGTGACCGTCTTTTCCGATACCAGTATGCATCGTGGCACCATCCTGCCCCTGAAAGCCTCGGGCCACACCTATGGGGACGAAATTGATACGCAACCGGTCTCCTGGAAGAATCTGGAAATTCGACTCGATGAAACTGTGACGGACGTCAACGGACGTATCCAGCCCTTATCGACCGAACAGGATCTCCAGCGACTCGGGATTCATGTTGGTGATTTCATTGCCATTGATCCCTCACCTGAAGTCGGACCCAATGGATTTATCAACTCGCGGCATTTGGACGATAAAGCCGGAGTGGCTACCATCCTGGCTGCTGCCAAATCCATTCTTGAGTCAGGGGCCACGCTTCCTGTGGATTGCCATTTACTGTTTACGATATCCGAAGAGGTTGGGTCAGGGGCCTCGGCGATCTTACATGGAGATGTTGCAGAAATGATTACGATCGATAACGGCACTCCCGCTCCCTTTCAAGCCTCGAGCGAATTTGGTGCGACGATTGCTATGGCCGATTCAGCCGGGCCTTTTGATTATCATCTGGTCAGGCGGCTCATCGCCTTATGTGTAGAACATGACATTACGTTTCAGCGCGACATTTTTTGTGACTACAGAAGTGACAGTGCGTCGGCCGTAGAGGCCGGGAACGACATTCGGACCGCCCTCCTCACGTTTGGGGTCGATTCTTCTCACGGGTATGAGCGGACTCATGTGAGTGGACTCGAGGCCATTGCGAAATTACTGGTCGTGTATATGCAAAATGAGCCGGTGTTTTGGAGAGATCGCGATACGTTAGGGTCCGATAATGATTTTCCTACTCAACCGATTGAAGAAACGTCTTTTCCTCATACCCTCGAGGACATGGTCCGACGCCATGGTGAACCCCATGATGACCCATAG